ATAACCAGATGTTGAAGGAAGTTATTTTAAATATTGCCTCTATCTCTGCTTTTTCATTTTTTGTTCAATTTTTTCATGCAGCCATTTGGCATTGACCAACAGCTTTGTGTTTTTGATCAACTGCTGAGTTTCAAGCAGCAGTTCATTTTTGCCTTTTTGTATTTTTATGAGTTTTGAAACAAACCTGATGAAATTAAGATACATCTCCCGTTTGTTTTCAGCAATAAGTTTGTTCCGTCTCAGATAAATTTTAAAAGCATCACAAAGCGCCAACAGAGGTTCTGTTTCATCTAATTCGTAGTAAAGTCTCAAAAGCAAGGATTTAGCTTCTATATAATAAAATACATCATCAAACTGTACTTCGTTTAAAAGCTTAAGTGCTTTTCCATACTTTTTTTGGATGTAATACAAATAAGCCAAATTATAATTATAGGCATTTTCACGAAACTGTGGTGCTAAACTTGTATGATATTCATGGATGAAGTTTTCGGTCCAATCAAATTCCTGATTTCGGCTTCCCACGACTACAATATTCATATAACTCCAGGGCGATAAATATTTGTTTTCAAATATGATACGATTTTCGAGCAATCGCCGGTACAGCTCAAAAAGTTCTGATACATATTGGCTATTCCCTCTGTTGATTTTACCCACACAATAATTAATTGCATATAAATACATGCCTCTTGCTTCATCGGGATCAAAAATAGTGGCATGTTTATCTAACAAATCTTTTAAGTTGATGAAATGAGTTTCCACATCAGGTTGACGAAGGCAGAGTAAAATAGATTGATAGATGGCAACAGGCGGAATGTGATTTAGCGGCTCATTGTCTAAATAGGTCAAAATTTCATCCAACAGTTTAAGGCGATAATCAGAGGTCAGCATGTTCAGGCGATTCACGATTTCACAGCTGTATTTGAGTTTTTGAGACAGATAGTAGATGTCTAAATTATCTATGGCTTCCTGTAAACTCTCATCATGTGAATGAACCTTTTGTTTGTCAAAAAAAGCGACCTCCTGTTCTTTTAACAAAAACTCATGGTAATAATATTGTGAGTCCTGATAGGGTAAAGTCTTTAGGTAAGAAAAAGCATTTTTCATGGTTCTTTGAAAAGGTTTTTCAAGATTCCATTTCAAGTAGGTTTTCAACAAGTGTGAAAACTGTGCAGTTGGTTGCTGAAGCACTTCTTCGGTAACGATAAACTGTTCGATAAGTTTTACCAAATCACTCATCCAATACCCCATTTCTTTTTCATTGTAAGGCTCTTCCGGACGGGTCAGCGAAAAAACAGCTTCCTTCTCCACCAGTTTTGCTTCAAAGTCCGGATAAAACCGGATCAGAGTATCAAACAAGGCTAAAACCTCCTCTTTTTTATTAAAATATGGAGAAGCGATAAAGTCGCGCAACTGTTTGACTTGTTTATTCGTCAGACATTTTAAAATAGAAATTAGCTTACTGTTTTCCATAAATTATAGCAAGGCAGGCAACCCTTTACAATGTTTATTCGTTTTCGGTTAAAATCCTTAGTCGTCAATTTCGTCAGAAAATTAAAAAAGGAACTTTTTTATTTCTCCAAAATCGGTTTTTTTTCGGAAAGTCTGAATTTTTTTTCCATTACTTTTAAATCTGGAATTTATGCGAACCCTTACCAACATAGTGTTTCAAACAACAAGGGCTTCATTTAAACTTTTTCTTTTTTAAAAAAAACCTTCGGAAACTTCATAAATTTGTACTTCTTTTCTAAATTATTTATGCCGATATTTGCAGGGGGGATTTCAATTTTTAAACTGCCAACTCTTTTTTGATATGTACTTCAAGTTAGTTCAAAAGGTTGTTTTGAGTTGTTTTTTACTTTTTGGTGTGATTCAACCTGCCTTTGCGCAACGTTGGGCGGTGAATGATACCATATATATATATGAAAACACCTCGGTTGAACTTCATGTCTTATCCAATGATGAAGGGGAGGAGTTGTCTATTTTTGATGTTGAAGTTGCCGATTATCCTTTCCGTGGCTCATTGGTTAAAGACTTCAGTTGCAACTGTTTTGTTTTTACCCCTTTCTCTGAATTTGGCGTAACTGTTTTCGAAGACAGTTTTACCTATCTGTTAAAAGAAGAAATAGAAGCCTTCGAAAACGGGGGAGAAGTTGCAACAACCCTTTCTACTAATGTCGCAACGGTGTTTCTTTATTTTTTGGAATTAGAATGTGAGGAATGTGTTTGGCCCGGTGATGTGAATGCAGATGGAATTTGCAATGCCTGGGATTTATTGCCAATCGGGATTGGACACGGCACTTATGGTTATGCACGTCCTGACGCTTCCATTCTTTGGGAAGGCCAAAACTGCTACGATTGGACTAATAGTTTTAGCGGCGATTTAAACTACAAACATGCTGACTGCAATGGAGACGGCTGGATTAACAATGACGATGTAGCAGCTATTGAAGCAAACTATGGCTTAACCCGTTCGGTTAGCTTTATTCCTGAAATGCCAAGTGAAACCGGTGATTTGACGGTTACCCTTGAAATACTCAACTCAAGTGTATCCATAGGCGATACCGTTGTTACCAATATATTAGTCAGCGGTGCCGATGGTGATGCCGATTTATATGGATTGGCTTTTTCAATCAGCTACAATATTGTCCCGTTTGAAGGCACAATGAATGTCAATTTTCCGGTTTCTTTCCTTAGCAATGGTGAAAATACTATTTCTGTTCAACGGGTCGTTGAAAACACCATAGAAGCTGCAATTACAAGAACCAACTCTGAATTTGCCAACGGCACCGGTTTAATTGGTGTTGTTAGTTTTGTTATGGAAGATGTGCTGGCCGGCAAAAATACAGAAGAATATCTGAGTTTAACATTCAATAATATAACCGCCACAACTCCCACTGGCTCTAAACTATCGGTAATCCCTCAGGGTGCAGAAGTAGATCTTACCCTCGATCAAAAACTTCCTGTTATATCTCAGGACTTCAAGGTATTTCCTATCCCTTCAAATCATCAACTCACCATTCAAACGGGAAATACGAAGACATATCTGATTACTTTAGTCAACAACGCAGGCAAAACAGTATTCTCTTCCACGGTATTAAATTATAATTCAGAATTGAATATTGACCTGCAAAACTTGAGTACAGGCGTTTATTTCCTTCAACTTCATACCGAAAAGGGTATCATTACTCAAAAAGTACCCATCATTAAGTAATTGGACATTACTTTTTTTGTTTTGTTGATTCTTATGAAATCTGATAACAGATTTTAAAAGGGTAAAAACTGTTTTTTTTCAAAAAAGCATCCGTTGCTTTGACTGATCCTATTTTGGTTTTTCTTGTTTTTTCCTTGTTCTCAGACGTTCCTTTTTCTTTATAATGGGATATAAATTCTCGTTTTTTTGAATGCTGAATCATAGATTCCATGATTGCATGATTTTTTTAACCTTGCAATAAAAAAAGCTGCTTTAGTTTCCGGTAAAGCAGCTTTTTTATTTGTGAAAAATGAACCGGATTTTAATTTTGTTAAATCTTTGCAAGATGGTATAGAATCCATATATATCTATTTTAAAAAAACCACCTAAGAAAATATTATTAAACAAATCCGTAAAAAAGTAAGCTATAGTGACATAAGTCATTTTTAAGGTTATTTTTGCCCTATAACTTTGCCCTCAACTTGAAAACAGTGTACTATGAGTGCTATGTTTTTCTTAATAATTGCCAGTATTTTCGTAGCGGCAATTTTTTTAATTATCTTTATTTGGGCTGTAAGGAGTGGTCAATATGACGATAGTTATACTCCCTCAGTTCGAATATTGTTTGAAGACAACAAATCTGCTTCAAAAACTGAAACCCCAGACCAGCCAGAATAGAATACAATCAGAAATAACAACAGCTCACCACCAACGAGTTTACTATGAGTCAAATCGAACGCTTTAGTTATGACAATGTTCATGCCCGAAATTTTGCCTATGCAACACTTTTTTGGGGCATAGTCGGCATGACAGTCGGATTTTGGATGACCTTGCAATTAATTTTTCCGGCGCTAAATTTCAGCCATACCACACATTTGCTGACTTTTAGTCATATCCGTCCGATTCATACCAACGCAGTTATATTTGCGTTTGTCGGAAACGGGATTTTTGCCGGTGTCTATTATTCATTGCAACGGCTTTTAAAAACAAGAATTTTTAGCGATGTACTTTCCCGAATTCATTTTTGGGGTTGGCAGTTAATCATTGTTTCTGCTGCTGTAACCTTGGCTTTGGGTTATACGGTTAGTAAAGAATATGCCGAATTAGAATGGCCGATAGATATTGCAATTGCTTTGATTTGGGTGATTTTTGGTATCAATATGATTGGTACTATTTTAAAAAGAAGAGAACGGCATTTGTATGTTGCAATCTGGTTTTTTCTGGCAACCTGGGTAACTGTTGCCATGTTGCATATTGTTAATAGCCTCGCTATTCCCGTTTCTTTTCTTAAAAGCTATCCTATTTATGCCGGTGTTCAGGATGCTTTGGTTCAATGGTGGTATGGTCATAATGCGGTCGCATTTTTCTTAACCACCCCTTATTTGGGTCTGATGTACTATTTCGTACCGAAAGCAGTCAACCGTCCTGTTTATTCTTACAGGTTATCCATTATTCACTTTTGGGCACTAATTTTCCTCTATATTTGGGCAGGTCCTCACCATTTATTGTATAGTTCTTTACCAGATTGGGCACAATCTCTCGGTACTGTTTTCTCTGTAATGTTAATCGCACCGTCCTGGGGAGGTATGATCAATGGGTTACTCACGCTTCGGGGTGCTTGGGACAGGGTTAGAAATGAGCCGGTGTTGAAGTTTTTTGTCGTGGCAATCACTGCCTACGGGATGTCCACTTTTGAAGGTCCAATGCTGTCGTTTAAAAATGTAAACGCCATCAGCCACTTTACCGATTGGACTATCGCACACGTTCATGTTGGCGCTTTAGGATGGAATGGATTCCTTACCTTTGGCATGTTTTATTGGCTGTTTCCAAAAATGTTTAATGTAAAACTGTATTCACAAAGATTAGCCAATATACATTTCTGGATTGGAACTTTGGGTATTATTTTTTATGCTGTTCCAATATATTGGGCCGGTTTTACTCAAAGCCTGATGTGGAAACAATTTACTCCGGAAGGTACACTGTTATACCCCAACTTCCTGGAAACACTGATTCAAATAGTTCCAATGTATGCCATGCGGTCATTTGGAGGTTTATTATACCTGATTGGAGCATTTGTGATGGCATATAATATTTACAAAACTGTGGCAGCCGGTAAATTTGTGGCAAATGAAGAGGCAGAGGCTCCTGCTCTTGATAAGAACGAAGTAGTTCATACAGGGCATTGGCATCGTTGGATAGAACGTCGCCCTGTTCAAATGTTAATTGCCAGTTTAGTCGTTGTTTTAATCGGTGGTATTGTAGAAATGGTTCCGATGTTTATGATTAAGTCAAACATTCCGACCATTGCTTCCGTAAAACCATATACTCCATTAGAGTTGGAAGGCAGAGATATTTATGTAAGGGAAGGTTGCTATGTTTGTCATTCACAAATGGTTCGTCCTTTCCGTTCAGAAACCGAACGTTACGGTGAATACTCAAAATCCGGTGAATTTGTTTACGATCATCCTTTCCAATGGGGATCTAAACGTACCGGACCTGATTTGCACAGAATTGGCGGAAAGTATCCGAATACCTGGCATTACAACCACATGTTCGACCCTCAAAGTATGTCTCCGGGTTCATTAATGCCAGCTTATCCATGGTTATTGGATAACGATTTGGATGTAACCTACACAGCCAAAAAAATCAGAGTGATGCAATATTTAGGAGTTCCTTATGAACAGGGATATGATCAGCAGGCTGTGAATGATTTAAACAAACAGGCTGATATGATTGCAGCAGACCTGAAACAAAACGGAAAAATTGAAACCCCCGGTAATAAAGAGATTATTGCTTTGATAGCTTACCTTCAGAGATTAGGTACTGATATCAAAGTAAAAGAATAGTTCGAAAGAGTAGTGCTTTAAATCTTTATTACAAATAAAAAAGTGTGGAGTGTGATGTGTGTATAACAGTAACGGGTTCATCGGGTTACCTAAAAAACGATAGCCCGTTACTTATATAAGTCTCCCAAAAAAAGTAAAAAACATGTACAAACAAATATTACAATCGTTAGACAGTGTAGCACCGCTTGCAATAGGAGCATTGATTGCGTTTATTTTGTTTTTTATACTACTTACTATCTGGACAAGTAAGCGAAATAAAGGCTATATTCAACACATGTCTGAACTTCCTCTCGAAGACAGCAGTACAGTTTCTTATGAATCCCCTAATCAAGTTAAATCTTTTTGAAAACTTATTTTACCTCCTCTTCAAAAAAGGCATATCTACTATGAAAAACAATTTGTTGGCTATACTTCTTGGAAATTTACTCCCTCTCATTGCTTTTGCACAAAATACAGGTGCAGGTTCCGCATCAGGTAGCGACAAAGCAAACATGTTGGTAATATTAACTCTGGTAACAGGGGTAGTTGTTGTTGCTGCGGTTTTTATAGTCTTAAGGGCCATTACTACTTTGAGCAGTGAACTTCGCAAAAAGGCAATCAGAAAATAGTTTACTTTCTAAAAACAATCGGTCAACTTAAATTAAGTATTGTGTACTATGAAAAATCTTCTCCATAAATCCCTGCTTGCTTTTATATTTTTCCTGATTAACACTGCAGTTTTTGCACAACAAACAGATGCAGCTGCTTCAACTACCAATTCCATGCTGACTTCCGAAAAAGTAGCCCTCATTGTTTTATTAGTGGCGGCCGGTGCTATTTTGTTGGTCATGTACACATTGTTTCGAATTATAAAAACTTTGGGATCTGAGTTACATAGCATCTACTATGCCGAAAGAGGTATTGATATTGATGCTGTTGAACAAAAAATTGCAGCAACCCAAAAAACCTGGTGGCAAAATCTGATGCACTCGTTGACAAATGCTGTGCCGGTAGAAAAGGAAAAAGATGTGATGCTCGATCACGATTATGATGGCATCCGTGAATTGGATAATAGTTTGCCACCGTGGTGGGTGTATATGTTTTATCTTACTATCTTCTTTGCTGTGGCCTACATTTTCCATTACCATTTATTAGGAACCGGAAAACTTTCTGCTGCTGAATATCAAACAGAGGTGGAAAATGCGCGGATTGCACAATTAGCCCATCAAAAAGCTTTGGAAGCTAAAGGAGAAGGGCTGGATTTAACCAAATTAGTAGCCCTTACGGATGCTTCAAGCATTGAAAGCGGTAAAAGTATTTATACGACCAATTGCGTTACTTGTCATGGAAAAGCCGGTGAAGGTGGAGTAGGACCTAATTTGTCAGATGCTTATTGGATTCATGGGGGCGACATAAAAGATATTTACAATACAGTTTCTAATGGTGTGTTAGCTAAAGGTATGGTCGCCTGGAAAACAATGTTGAAGCCTCAGAAAATTCATGAGGTGTCCAGTTATATTCTAACATTTCAGGGAACTAACCCACCAAATGCCAAAGCTCAGGAAGGCACGCTTTTTGAACCAAAATCATCAACTCCGGCAGACAGCACCGCTAAAACAACCGATACTGCAGCCCCTGCTGATACATCTAAAACTAAAGCCCCATCAAGTGGAAAATAAGTGTGTGTTATTGTCTATAATATGCAAATTATAGCGGTACCAAAATTTTATAACCGGACTTTTCTTTTTATTTTTGATTTTTAGGGGCTATATCCATTAAGGTAACCTATTAGGGTTACCTTTTTTGAACCTTTTATTTCCGGTAAGCTCTCAAACACTATATCGGATAACCAATTTTAATATTTTTCTAATGAGCGAATTGAATGTGAAAGAACTCTACGAACACGTAGATGAGTCGTTCAGGGATTCGGTATCAACTATAGACCAACATGGTAAACGTGTATGGATTTATCCCAAAAAACAAAAAGGTTTTTTTTATAAATGGCGCACTTATGTAAGTTTTTTCTTGCTGGCTTTGTTATTCGGAATACCTTTTATAAAGGTCAATCATGAACCTTTGTTATTGTTCAATATCCTGGAACGAAAGTTCATAATATTCGGACTTACATTTTTCCCTCAGGATTTTTACTTGTTTGGGTTGACAATGCTGACCCTGATGCTGTTCATTGTTTTGTTTACTGTTGCTTTTGGACGTTTGTTTTGCGGCTGGGCATGTCCTCAGACTATTTTTATGGAAATGGTTTTTAGAAAAATAGAATACTGGATTGAAGGCGATGCAAACGAACAAAGAAAACTGAACGCCATGCCCTGGAATGGTGAAAAAATAAGGAAAAAAGTTTCAAAACTTTCTCTTTTTTACGGCATCTCTTTTTTTATCAGCAATACCTTTTTAGCCTATATCATTGGCATTGATCAATTATTAGACATTATCACATCACCACCTTCAGAGCATCTTGCCGGCTTTTTCAGCATGATTGCCTTTTCTGGTGTTTTCTTTTTTGTTTTCACTTATTTCCGCGAACAAGTTTGTTTGGTTGCCTGCCCCTATGGACGATTGCAAGGAGTTTTGTTGGATAAAGACTCTATTGTTGTTGCCTATGATTTTGTAAGAGGTGAACCAAGAACAAAAATAAAAAAAGCGGATACCGTTAAACCCCAGGCTGATGCGCTCCAAATTTCAGGCGATAGCGCTTCGGTTCAAATACAACAAGCAGGTGATTGTATTGATTGTGGTTTATGTGTCAGAGTTTGTCCGACCGGAATTGACATCAGAAACGGAACTCAGCTTGAATGTATTAATTGTACTGCCTGTATAGATGCCTGCGATTCTATAATGGAAAAAGTAAATCGTCCCAAAGGCTTAATTCGTTATTCTTCATTTAATGGAATAGTCAATAAGACCCATTTCCATATTACAACCCGTATCGCGGCTTATTCCGGAGTCTTGGTTTTAATGCTTTTTTTAGTAGGATATTTACTTGTGAATCGAGGAGAAGTTGAAGCAACATTGTTGCGAACCGCGGGCACTTTATATCAGGAAGTTGATTCTGCAACCATCAGCAATCTCTATAACCTTCAATTGGTCAACAAAAGCACAAACGAATTACCGGTAACTGTAAAGATAGCTTCTCCTGAACATGCAACTTTAAGAATTATAGGACAAAACAGTAACGAAAAAGTGAATGCTTCCAAAATTTCGGCTGTCAATGAGTTAACTTTTACCCTAAGCAAGCAAAGTACAACCGACAAAGTATTGTTTATTGACCTGCCCAAATCTGATTTAAGCAGTAGAAATACACCAGTAGTTGTAGAAGTTTATGCGAAAGGCAAAAAAATGGATAGAATAAAAACCAATT
This is a stretch of genomic DNA from Sphingobacteriales bacterium. It encodes these proteins:
- a CDS encoding T9SS type A sorting domain-containing protein, yielding MYFKLVQKVVLSCFLLFGVIQPAFAQRWAVNDTIYIYENTSVELHVLSNDEGEELSIFDVEVADYPFRGSLVKDFSCNCFVFTPFSEFGVTVFEDSFTYLLKEEIEAFENGGEVATTLSTNVATVFLYFLELECEECVWPGDVNADGICNAWDLLPIGIGHGTYGYARPDASILWEGQNCYDWTNSFSGDLNYKHADCNGDGWINNDDVAAIEANYGLTRSVSFIPEMPSETGDLTVTLEILNSSVSIGDTVVTNILVSGADGDADLYGLAFSISYNIVPFEGTMNVNFPVSFLSNGENTISVQRVVENTIEAAITRTNSEFANGTGLIGVVSFVMEDVLAGKNTEEYLSLTFNNITATTPTGSKLSVIPQGAEVDLTLDQKLPVISQDFKVFPIPSNHQLTIQTGNTKTYLITLVNNAGKTVFSSTVLNYNSELNIDLQNLSTGVYFLQLHTEKGIITQKVPIIK
- the ccoS gene encoding cbb3-type cytochrome oxidase assembly protein CcoS; the encoded protein is MSAMFFLIIASIFVAAIFLIIFIWAVRSGQYDDSYTPSVRILFEDNKSASKTETPDQPE
- the ccoN gene encoding cytochrome-c oxidase, cbb3-type subunit I — protein: MSQIERFSYDNVHARNFAYATLFWGIVGMTVGFWMTLQLIFPALNFSHTTHLLTFSHIRPIHTNAVIFAFVGNGIFAGVYYSLQRLLKTRIFSDVLSRIHFWGWQLIIVSAAVTLALGYTVSKEYAELEWPIDIAIALIWVIFGINMIGTILKRRERHLYVAIWFFLATWVTVAMLHIVNSLAIPVSFLKSYPIYAGVQDALVQWWYGHNAVAFFLTTPYLGLMYYFVPKAVNRPVYSYRLSIIHFWALIFLYIWAGPHHLLYSSLPDWAQSLGTVFSVMLIAPSWGGMINGLLTLRGAWDRVRNEPVLKFFVVAITAYGMSTFEGPMLSFKNVNAISHFTDWTIAHVHVGALGWNGFLTFGMFYWLFPKMFNVKLYSQRLANIHFWIGTLGIIFYAVPIYWAGFTQSLMWKQFTPEGTLLYPNFLETLIQIVPMYAMRSFGGLLYLIGAFVMAYNIYKTVAAGKFVANEEAEAPALDKNEVVHTGHWHRWIERRPVQMLIASLVVVLIGGIVEMVPMFMIKSNIPTIASVKPYTPLELEGRDIYVREGCYVCHSQMVRPFRSETERYGEYSKSGEFVYDHPFQWGSKRTGPDLHRIGGKYPNTWHYNHMFDPQSMSPGSLMPAYPWLLDNDLDVTYTAKKIRVMQYLGVPYEQGYDQQAVNDLNKQADMIAADLKQNGKIETPGNKEIIALIAYLQRLGTDIKVKE
- a CDS encoding cbb3-type cytochrome c oxidase subunit 3, with product MYKQILQSLDSVAPLAIGALIAFILFFILLTIWTSKRNKGYIQHMSELPLEDSSTVSYESPNQVKSF
- a CDS encoding c-type cytochrome; its protein translation is MKNLLHKSLLAFIFFLINTAVFAQQTDAAASTTNSMLTSEKVALIVLLVAAGAILLVMYTLFRIIKTLGSELHSIYYAERGIDIDAVEQKIAATQKTWWQNLMHSLTNAVPVEKEKDVMLDHDYDGIRELDNSLPPWWVYMFYLTIFFAVAYIFHYHLLGTGKLSAAEYQTEVENARIAQLAHQKALEAKGEGLDLTKLVALTDASSIESGKSIYTTNCVTCHGKAGEGGVGPNLSDAYWIHGGDIKDIYNTVSNGVLAKGMVAWKTMLKPQKIHEVSSYILTFQGTNPPNAKAQEGTLFEPKSSTPADSTAKTTDTAAPADTSKTKAPSSGK
- the ccoG gene encoding cytochrome c oxidase accessory protein CcoG, translated to MSELNVKELYEHVDESFRDSVSTIDQHGKRVWIYPKKQKGFFYKWRTYVSFFLLALLFGIPFIKVNHEPLLLFNILERKFIIFGLTFFPQDFYLFGLTMLTLMLFIVLFTVAFGRLFCGWACPQTIFMEMVFRKIEYWIEGDANEQRKLNAMPWNGEKIRKKVSKLSLFYGISFFISNTFLAYIIGIDQLLDIITSPPSEHLAGFFSMIAFSGVFFFVFTYFREQVCLVACPYGRLQGVLLDKDSIVVAYDFVRGEPRTKIKKADTVKPQADALQISGDSASVQIQQAGDCIDCGLCVRVCPTGIDIRNGTQLECINCTACIDACDSIMEKVNRPKGLIRYSSFNGIVNKTHFHITTRIAAYSGVLVLMLFLVGYLLVNRGEVEATLLRTAGTLYQEVDSATISNLYNLQLVNKSTNELPVTVKIASPEHATLRIIGQNSNEKVNASKISAVNELTFTLSKQSTTDKVLFIDLPKSDLSSRNTPVVVEVYAKGKKMDRIKTNFIGPFVIK